A stretch of Cucumis sativus cultivar 9930 chromosome 2, Cucumber_9930_V3, whole genome shotgun sequence DNA encodes these proteins:
- the LOC101221096 gene encoding GATA transcription factor 1 — translation MESSLAFMDDLLDFSSDIGEEDEEDDAVPPFSVKPKSSSTTAPDSSDLNAAAMHPDDSSSCRVLPEEYAEEELEWLSNEDAFPAVETFVDILSDHHHHHAPQPPPLPSVSKQNSPVSVLESTSISSHGETTNGGNKTSVHSSSILMSCCGSLKVPSKARSKRRRGRHISGHHLLFKQQPSSKNLKQVVPTTATAAVVAATTGTAGIGRKCLHCGAEKTPQWRAGPFGPKTLCNACGVRFKSGRLVPEYRPASSPTFSAELHSNSHRKVMEMRRQKQLGMVVNPMDKG, via the exons atgGAGTCTTCTTTGGCTTTCATGGATGACCTTCTCGATTTCTCTTCGGATATAGgtgaggaagatgaagaagacgACGCCGTTCCACCCTTTTCCGTAAAGCCCAAATCTTCTTCTACCACGGCGCCGGACTCGTCCGACTTGAACGCCGCCGCTATGCACCCTGatgattcttcttcttgccGTGTTTTGCCT GAGGAATATGCGGAGGAAGAACTCGAGTGGTTATCAAACGAAGATGCATTTCCGGCCGTCGAGACATTTGTCGACATTCTCTCCGACCATCACCACCACCACGCGCCGCAGCCTCCGCCGTTACCGAGCGTTTCGAAACAGAACAGTCCGGTTTCGGTTCTGGAAAGCACTTCAATCAGTAGCCATGGTGAAACCACCAACGGTGGTAATAAAACTAGCGTTCATAGTAGTAGCATTCTGATGAGCTGTTGTGGCAGTCTGAAAGTTCCCAGCAAAGCCCGAAGCAAGCGCCGCCGTGGACGGCATATTTCTGGTCACCATCTCTTGTTCAAGCAGCAACCCAGTTCGAAGAATCTAAAACAAGTGGTACCAACCACGGCAACAGCGGCGGTGGTAGCGGCGACGACGGGGACGGCAGGGATCGGGAGAAAATGCCTACATTGTGGAGCAGAGAAAACGCCGCAATGGCGAGCCGGTCCATTTGGGCCGAAAACGTTGTGTAATGCTTGTGGAGTGAGATTCAAATCAGGGAGGTTGGTGCCGGAGTACCGACCAGCGAGTAGTCCGACGTTCTCGGCGGAGCTGCATTCGAATTCTCACAGGAAAGTGATGGAAATGAGAAGACAGAAGCAGTTAGGTATGGTGGTGAATCCAATGGATAAAGGGTGA